In Candidatus Beckwithbacteria bacterium, the genomic stretch CCAAGCTTTAGTTAATCCCACTGATCTAGCTATGCCTAGAAGAGTAGGGACTGGCATTGATCAAAAACGGCTGCAAATCTTATGTGCAGTTTTATCTAAGCATACTGGTCTTAAGTTGTCAGACAAAGATGTGTTTGTTAATGTAGCTGGAGGTTTAAATCTACGGGAACCAGCGGCTGACCTAGGCATTTGTTTAGCCATTGCTTCATCATATAAAAATAAACCTGTTCCCCAAAAAACCGTGGCTATTGGAGAAGTTGGGCTTTTGGGGGAAATCCGTCAGGTATCATTTATGGATAAACGAAGTAAAGAAGCCAGAGCTCAAGGTTTTGCTCATATTATTTCTGCCAAAGAAGTGGCTTGGATTAGACAGGCAGTGAGTAAACTTCAGTAAGATACGCAAAGTTGTGTTCTTGTGCTATAATATCCTATAACAATAAATAAATTCCTGTTTTCATGGAGATATTATCAGTACATGTTTGGGCAAAAAAAATTTCAACCATACCGATATATCAAAGCTACTGCTCGTGTAGTTCGGGTGCATCGTCAAACAAGCGATACATTTTTATCTGCAGTAGGCTATGCTGTCACCAGTTTAGCTTTATTAGGCATGTTGTTTCTGGCTAGCCCATTGATCGTGACTGAAAGCATTTTGCTGCTACAAAAACTTAATCGGCAATTAACTAGTCTGGCCTTTATGCCAAGTAGCGATGAACTACATTTCCCAGTCAATAAACCCATGCCTACCCAAGATCCGGCTACTTTACCATTTTCGATTTCTATTCCCAAGTTAGAACTGGAGGCTAAGGTTATTGCTAATGTGGATGCCAGTGATCAATCAATTTATAGCCAAGCTTTAAAAGAAGGAGTAGCTCATGGTCTAGGTTCAGCCTTTCCAGGTCAGGGCAAACTAGTTTATATCTTTGGTCACTCTACTGATTACGTTTGGAATGTGAGTACCTATAACGCTTTGTTTTATCAGATTAAAGACTTAGAAGCAGGGGATAGTATCAAGCTTAGTCTTGGTACCAAAACGTATACCTATATAGTAGTAGCCAAACATATTGTAGCTCCTACTGACATTAGTCTCATTGAACAAAACCAAGATAATGATTTATTAGTTTTACAAACTTGCTATCCACCCGGGACTGATTGGCAGCGCTTGCTCATAGTAGCTGAACCAGTTAAATAAAGCTTAGAAAAAAGCATATTTTCTCTTATATTTCTAATATCCCATAATACTTGACAAGCAATGTATAACATGTTATTATTGCCCAAATTAGAAACCCATAGTATCAATTCTAGTTTTTATTTAACATCATATTTGTTGAATAAAAACGCAAAGGACTGCTCTATGAATAAACATATAACTACAATCCTAGCTACTATTGCTTTAGTTTTGGTAGCTACTTTTACCAATGTAAATCAGGCTCAAGCTGCTTGTCATAGTGTTTATGGTGGTGGGGAAGTTTGTGATGAGTATGATATTGATTTGGATAAAGTGGTTTGGAATCCCAGTGAAGACAAGTGGCAAGACAATATTGACAGCAGCACCTATCTTTTTAAAGACGGTCAAGAAGTCAAATTTGAACTACGGGTTAAAAATACCGGTGACAGAAAAATCCATGAAATCACCTTGCGAGACATCTTTCCTAGTTATTTAAACTGGACCTCTGGTGGCAGTTGGCTTAGTGATAGTCAAAAATCTGAATTTAAAATTTATGACTTAGAGGCCGGTAGTACAGTTACTAAAACCGTCTATGCCAAGTTTGTAGGCAAAGATGATCTGCCTTCTGGTATTACCTGTGTCACTAATAAAGGTGAAGTTTATACTAAACACGATGGTAGTGATACTGACACCTCAACTATTTGTGTAAGCCGTGAAGCTAAGGTTTTAGGCGTAACTACTTTACCAGCTACTGGACCCAATGTTCCAGTGATATTGGTAGCTGAACTAGCTGCTCTTACTGGGTTAGGTTTTGCTTACCTAAAAGTCGCTAAAAAGTAACTTTGATAAAAATATAAAAAACAAAAACTCTCTTATTACTAAGAGAGTTTTTTTATGGGAAAGTATATTTTGATTTTACCTATTAAAAGAACAAAGTCTTTTAGTTTCTTACCAGAATGTTTATCTTTATCCTATAACTTGACAAAAGTTTTTTTATAACCTATAATATGCAACAGCTTTAACAGAATTACCAATTTTTCAAAAAATATACAAGCCAAACTGTTAAAGCAGGGACGGCATTTTGTTGGGAAAAACTAGGGGAATAGATCTGTTAAAGCTATAACTTCTTTATTCCCCTGGTTTCTCCCAAGAAACGGGAGAATAGGGTGCTGATTTTTGCCAAAAGACACTGCGTCTTAATCTGGTAGGGAAAAGCACTGCTCTTTAATAAAGCATACACGGGAAAGTTGGCCAAGCCATTGTGGCTGCAAGAACAAAAGGCTTGTATCTGCACTGGCTTGGCTAACTATATCAAACAAACTCTCGGGCGGAAACGCCGCAAACACCCAAGCTGAGGGAGTGCACCATACCTTAAAGGAGGTAAGTAAGATGAGAGTAACAAGAGTTTTGGGAGTAGTAGGGATTGGTCTGGTTGTACTGGCTTTGCTGATTAGCGTTGTGAACATGGTGGTCGCGGCTGGCCCCTTCGTGGGGACGCCCAACTGCAAGGTTAACGGTACTGTGCGGAATATGGCGTGGGATGGGGAGACTCGCTTGTGGATGGACAACCAGCTAGCTCTGGATATCAAAACCAGTGGCGGTAGCTGTGTTGTCCGGTTCACCAACGCGATGGCATTCGTGCTCAACAGCGTTGAGGGGGAAGTTCGAGTTGATGGCAATGTCAATCCGTGGCCTCGAGGCAACGGACTCAAGTTGACAGGAACTGAAATCTCCATCGACTACCACGCCGATGACTACTCGAACGGCTTTGATCTCTGGCTGATCCGGACGCCTGCTCTGGTCCCAACTCAACCTGCACCGACCAAGGCTACCAAGCCAGTACCGAGTGTCGTAACACCTGTTCCGACCTATATGGTCCCGGCGCCTTCGACCCAGCCTGCGACGGGCTCATGCAAGGCCGGCAACAAGGAATGGAGTCTCGTTTGGGATGACAGCAAGGGTCGCTTGTATATGGACCCTTGGATTGCCGAAGCGCGTGAGGTCAACAAGACGCAGGTTGTCACCTGCACTCTCACCACGCAGGTTGCCGGCAACGTTGAGGCTCTGGGCAAGCAGATCCCGATTGCGGCG encodes the following:
- a CDS encoding sortase — translated: MFGQKKFQPYRYIKATARVVRVHRQTSDTFLSAVGYAVTSLALLGMLFLASPLIVTESILLLQKLNRQLTSLAFMPSSDELHFPVNKPMPTQDPATLPFSISIPKLELEAKVIANVDASDQSIYSQALKEGVAHGLGSAFPGQGKLVYIFGHSTDYVWNVSTYNALFYQIKDLEAGDSIKLSLGTKTYTYIVVAKHIVAPTDISLIEQNQDNDLLVLQTCYPPGTDWQRLLIVAEPVK